The genomic segment AACACTACAACTGTACTGCCGGCGACTTTACCTTCAAAATCAGTTTGGCTCATTTGCTGAAGCTGGGTATTACTGTTTTGTAATGCGAGCTTTAAAATATCAACACTGATTAACTCTGGAGATAATCCATCAACAGCCTGTTGAATATTGTCGATAACTAATTGACTCGCCACATCACCAGCAGCATGACCTCCCATACCATCAGCAACAACCCATACACCGATATGCGGAAGTTCTAACATGGCGTCTTCATTAATTTCTCGTACTGTGCCTCTGTGGGTTAAAGCTTGACTTAAGTGCACGTATTTTGCTCCTTCACTAAGGCGGCTGTATTCCATCCTCTTTGTATCCATTACCCGCTTAACATAGAGACAAACTGGCTAATTTGAGGCAGCCCTTCTGTGATAATCATGCATGCTTCAACCTCTGATGAACCCTCTGTCCACCAAATACTGTATCGTTCAAACTGTTTACGGTATTGCTGATCAAGTAGTGACAATATATGAGGAGCATTACTACCCTGAATAACCCAAGCTTTTTTTGTAATGTCACTAGATTCACTTTGAGATGAACACAGAGCAGCAACCGGAACCGTGTACTGTTGCCCAGAGACATCATTCAACCAAGTCTCAAGATTGATATCATCTTCAAGTACCTGCAAAATCTGTGCTTCAAACTGTGTCGACCATTCGTTTTCATGCCAACCACATACCGCAGCTTGCTGATGAAAGCCTGCTAAAGTAAAAGGATAATGACGCCCAACATTATCCACGCTCGGAATAAGTGTCCCCACTACTGCTTGCTCGCAGCATACTCCAGCTGACAAAGAAAAATGCCAAACAGGGCTTGTGAGATAATAATCCAGCCATTCATTGCCGCTTTGCTCTTTACTCACCGCAATGACTGCTTGTAACCACTCATTCCAGTTTTTAAAAAAGTCTATATCTAGATTTTCTTGTAAAAAGTCACCCTTTGAGGGGACTTTACCGCAATAACCTAATCGCATTAAAG from the Shewanella japonica genome contains:
- the tagF gene encoding type VI secretion system-associated protein TagF; protein product: MSVESLMRLGYCGKVPSKGDFLQENLDIDFFKNWNEWLQAVIAVSKEQSGNEWLDYYLTSPVWHFSLSAGVCCEQAVVGTLIPSVDNVGRHYPFTLAGFHQQAAVCGWHENEWSTQFEAQILQVLEDDINLETWLNDVSGQQYTVPVAALCSSQSESSDITKKAWVIQGSNAPHILSLLDQQYRKQFERYSIWWTEGSSEVEACMIITEGLPQISQFVSMLSG